GCCAAGGAGTCAAGCACTGGGCAGAGACCGTGCAGAGACTCTGGCACTTACTAAAAAGACGTGTGTGACGTGTGACGACCATTACAAATTTCGAACAATGTGAATGACTCTtctgaactttcagttcagttgcactgAGTAATATGAAATCTATGATTTATGAACTAGATAGTTTCATATAAAGAATTTACATAATTCCCCAATACTTTCACatataaaattcaataaataacCCTGACCAGTCTAGAAGCACCATTCAAGGGGCAAGCGCCCTTGGAAAATAGTTTAGGTGTTGCATATTTGAGTCCCTTTCAGTGGAGGCTTCACAGGAAACCATTACAGAATTTTAACAGTAAGGACGACGACGACAACAACAAACAGAACGAAACAGAAAATCACAGTGACTAATGGAAACATCGCGAAAATAAAAGACATTGATTTCTTTAAAGTAAAGCTCGTTCACATAGATGATTTCCCCCCCGTCCCAGCCCTTGTTTTGTGTTCCTGCAAACTCTTCCTAGAGgctataaaaacaaaaagtaaaaacaaaaccacacacaaaaatatgcaGGCCTATGGTCTGGGCTAAGGGACAAATAAAGACTTGGTTATAAAACTGCTAGCATTAGAAAAGACATCTAGTCATGCTCTGGAAGATTTAGAAGTTGTCAATTTAGCTCTACAGTATATTCTGCTTAACAGTGAACCGACAGTATCctttctgctgttttttttttttttaaaaagcaacaacaaaaaacaaaactgcgaAGGCAGAGCCAATTGGGAGGTTCTCCACTGTCCCCAAAATTAACTTGACTTCATATACTGTATTTACAAATATCATTTCTAAATGTATTTACAGCTTTAGTAGAAACTAGAGGGTAGAGAACTGATTAGAAtgaaaataactgtttaaaaCCACAAACATTAGTAAAAGTAGAAAATTCTTTGTTTTCACAGTTTGTAAGAACAGGTTAAACACCTCTAGAAAAGGACGCTGTCACTGTCTTCACATTGTCTGTGTGTTAGAAAAGGTAGCTCAAGAAGAGACTCAATTATGAACGAACCTGTATGGATTCAGGATATATTTTACCGTAAAAGACTTCTTCACATATCACTTTTGTCTTAACTGTTTCTGCATTTGTTATAAGTGAAACATCTAACCTAAAACTGTACAGAAATAGGGACTTTGCtttcaaagacaaaaacaaaaaagagtcgCTCTAAAGAGTTACACAGCGGACTTCGTCTGTGGAGACGTGAAGTGAACTTCGGGGAGAGAATGTTTCTGCTGTGTGGTCACGTTAATCCTCCTGGCACATCCTCATGTGACAAGGCACAATTAATTGCTGCTGCCCGATCTGAACGGAGATAAGCTTTCACTGGCCGTGCACACTGAGGAGCACGGCGCCCAGCTCTGCGCTGGCCTGCGCGCGGCCTCCCGCGAAGCCCTGTGGAACCTTACAGTACTGGGTTATGGCTTGAGAATTCACTCTGAGCACTGCTAGCAGTGGAGAAGGTCAAGTGTTAGCAACATGAATGGGAGCAAGTGGAACTTGCAAACTGTGGAATCATTACTCGAGAGAAACGCAATCAATTTTTCTGCCCCTTAACAGTCCCATTACAATGTCTGAACCTGAACTGTACAATCAAAgcaatgtagatttttttttttttttgtcaaagacAATTTTGGATAAGTCACTCTTTGGTAAACTCAAACCAGTTAAACAAATTTACACACACGAAGAACTTCATGTACATAAGGTTAAGACGGACACGGTGACAAGAATCAGGACGTTGGAGGCGCTTGCCCCAAGTGCCTTCCCTCCTCACTTGTCTCGTGTATCACAGAATGCTCTGGAGACCTCTCAGGAGGAAGGCCCCAAGCCTGAGTGAAAAGGAGGTTCCTTCCCTGAGCCTGACCTCTCGTGTCCTCGATTTGGGTGTTTCTTGTCACAAACTTTAATTTGTATCACAACACAAattttttgcatttaattctttgaagaaaaaaaaaaatcaaaaccaaacttgtaaggaaaaaaaaaattacaaacatttACCTGAAACCCCAGAACATATTTAAGTGGGTAAACACTGGGGGTCCAGCCTCCCCTCGAGGCACAGGGCTTTGATAGGAGTTGAACAAGTGCTTCAGGGAGAGAACAGGCCCCGGACTTAGGCAGTCTGACAGGAAAAGGCATACTGTATACCCGGTTAGCAGAAGCCGCTCCTCGAGCAGCAGGACTCGCGTGTGTCTGGACGTACTAACACTGATGTGGAGCGTGGTGGCTCACGCCGTGTGCACAGACCCCCCTGTGCTGAAGAGATGCTACTGCACAGCTACCACCCCAGGGGGGCGGTCACACACAAGGGcctgaatgatttttttcccccagaaccaaaaaacaaaacaaaacaaaaatccccaaacactcccccaccccaactccatTCTTGGTATTTTAAGAGCCAAAAAAGCATGGGAAACCggcaaacatctatttctgtattCCTTTTAACTCCTTGCTTCTGAGGTTtcacttttggttttttttcctcttagggGGTTTGTGCTATTCTCCTAGGGAGACACTGGTTGTGAATTTAAGGGCCAAGGTTCTCAAAGCAGAAGAGTCTGGAGTGCTGATCTCTTACCAGCGGCCCATGGCACAAACTCAACACTAAACTGCTCACATTACTCTCTGCTAGAGTATATAGTACCAGAGCAATCTTACAGAGCCTGTTTTGTATACCAGAAGCACACGGgtgaacaaaatataaaactcaaGACATTTCCTCAAGCACTAATAAAACATTATCCAAATAGgactcagttgttttttttttttttaaaatacagtaatgTGTTTGCCAGCACATGCTTTTGAGGTCTTTTTTTCAAGCTATAAActcaggagaggaaaaaaaaaattgtaattcacTTTTACCATTACATTTCACATTTTCTACAACTATACTGACCTAAAAGATACATAACATAAAAAATAGCACCACGTGACCAAAAAAATGGTGACACACAGAGATTTGGTGACACGCAGAGTAAATCAGAGGGCTTTTTAACTGTTGGTTTCTTTAAGCAGGAAACACTGAGAGTGGGGGAGCCGACAAGGCTCTTGTCAGCACACACAATACCAAGATAGATATATTGCTTGCAATTCCCATAGAGTATATCTTTACAAAAAGTACAAATTCCAAGTTCTGCAGTTTCCCTGGGAACTGCATGTAGAAAAAGTTGCTGTGCACCTGAACTGGCTgtttgaaaagagaaagaaggtttaaagaaaaaaacaaaaacaaaaaaccacaacactgcttggagaattttgtagACAGAACTACAAATTCCTTTCCTTTACTGCGAGTACTAACTCACGGTAGAGTGATTCGATTTAGTTACctggtgtgtgtgtttctacAGTACGGAATGAAGGTAGATTCAGAGGCCAGTAAAAACATTGAAAACCACTGCTCCTTTGGGGTTGGCTAATATAACACTACAATATGTAAAAAGGTCAGCACCACGGGTCATCCAGCTTACCTAACTGGACAACTAACAAAAATTCCAAATGGTTTCCAACTAGAGTTGAATACGTTTTATGGCATTTGGTTTCTGTGTTTGTTATGAAGCAGAGCTATGAACACTGTGATTTGCTTTGCTTGCTTTTGGACACAATGATTAACATATGTATGAATACCTATTAACATTCTTTCATAAGGGAAATAAAGGGGCAAAACCCTAACATATTAGGTAGGGACGAGACAGAGTCCAAAGCCCTGTTCACAttgtattaaattatatattcctCTTACATTCACCTCAACCAGAATAAAATCAAATTTGAgaatgtatatatactatatatataataatcgctttattatatatatatataaattgtctAACTACCCcctaaaagtaattttaaattagaaaaggtTACCCATTTGTATCAGCTGACGGCATCCCAGTCTCTCTCCATGGAAATGCACTGGCGCCAGGGCACACAATTAGAGAGTAAGCCTCTTGGCAGAGACGGAGGGTCGACCAGTTGGCATAGCTAAATCACTGGCAGATTTTGGATGAAGAGTTCGGCCAAAGAGGAATACTGTCAGCCTGTTTTCCCTGGATACACTGCCCTTCATGCTTTGAGCTccttgggggagggagggatgggggtgggaaagGATAAACACCATGGAGTGTTCCTTCCAGAAATCTTAGAAAAACTGCCAAGAGACCAAGAGATTTCCAGATGGTTGGGAAAACCAAAGATGACAACAAAGCAAATCACAAATAGGCATTGATGAATGTGCTTTGCGTGggtgcactatttttttttttttttaccatcttaaTCAGGAGCATCGGACACCGTGTGAATTTCCATCCGGGAATCCAGGGCCATCTCTGAGGCCGAGGCATCGTTTTCTAGTTTCTGTTCCGCATACACGTCTGTTCTCTCGGGGGATTCCATGCGACTGCGGACTTCCGCCACGCCGGGGTGGTTTTTCCGCAGGTGCTGGTTGAGGGTGCCTTGGAAAGGGAAGCACTTCCCGCAGATCTCACAGCGGAACGGCTTGTCGTCGGTATGGCCCCGGATGTGGTACTCCAACTGGTCCTTCCGCGTGTACTTCTTCCCGCAGAACTTGCACACGAAGGGCGTGATTCCCATGTGGAGCCGCATGTGCCTGTCAAGACTTCCCTTCTGGTTGAAGGACTTGCCGCAGTAGATGCAGATCAGCCTCTCGTTGTACGGGTACCAGTGGCCTCGCGCGCTCCTCTCCCGGGGGCTGCTCTCGAAGCCCGGGTTATTCACCACGGCCTCGCTGTCGGAACCCTGCACCAGCCCCTGCAGATCACTGTGCAGGTGGACGGACAGGGCCCGCTTTTGGCGGGCCCGTCCTCCTCGGAAACAGCTCAGCATGGATCTGGAGGGGCTGGAGTTACTCAAACTTCCGAACGCCTCAGATACACCACCGGCCGGCTGCGAGGCTGCCTGGCAGTAGGAATAGGCGTGCTGGAGCACAGAACCATAGGAACCCACGTTCACGGCCACGACTTGCTCCCCATCAACCATCTCGGTGTGGTACCCGTCGTCTCCCAGGGACGAGCTGTCAGAACAGCTGGGCCGGTCGGACTTCTCCATCTTCACTTTCACCTCGGTGAtctggctctccctccccagCAGGTCCCCTTGCTCATGGTCCCCCTCGATTTGGATCTCGTACTCGGAGACGCTCCCACTGCTCCCTCGGTCCGAGTGCCCTTCCTCCTGTAAACGGCTGCTGCGCAGAGCTTTGCTGGGTGTGGTCTCCATCCGCAGATCGCTGCTTGTGGTGGGCTGCCGTACCTGAGAGCAGTATGGCGGGGAGATCTCCACCGGGTTGGCAAAAAAGCTGCTGTCTTTCACTCCGTTGCGGCTCTCCGGGGTCTCTTCCGCACCGACGGTCACCGAGTCCACACCTCCCACACTAATTTTTGAATGGATGCTCTCTAGGATCTGCGTGCACTTGTCAATGACACACTGCATCTGAAGAAAGCTAGCTGCTGTCAGAAAACTGACAACATCCTTCAGCTGCAAGGACATTCTTCCAGTGTAACAAAATGAAAGCAACTGTTCAAACACATTGGGGTTTTTAATCACTGATATTGACAAGCCACTCATGGTACTTAGTGCTGAATGGTCCCGGAAGTAGGGGGAGCTGGCCGCGAGGACGGCTTTGTGGGCTCGGAATGGTTGACCCTGAATGTGGACAATGATGTCACATAGTTTTCCTTGCAGGCGGAGTTCGTTTAGCTGGCTCAGGACGGTGCTGCTGTACTCGGGCACATCAAACTGAATAAAACTGCTGCTGTCCATTTCTACTGACATGAAGCGTAATCTGAGGAGAGAGAGAGTTTCATAATTCACCAGTGACTCCTCACTTAAGTACAAGCCATATAAACACAACCGTGCAAAgaagaccaccaccaccatcactatagCTACTGTACATCTTGGGGTATGCCTGAGCAATTTTCCTCTTACTTTTCAGTCCTTCATGTCTCATTTAATTCACCTAAAGCTACATAACTTAATGATGTTAGCCTACCGTCTTAGCTGCCTTTCATCTTGATTGAAGTAAAACATGTTACACATAGTAGGGCCATCTTTGCTCTAATTGAGAACTTGGTATCCTTTTGAGAAACATATTTTCCCATTTCACCTACCTTTGAGGAGTTGGAGTACTCTGTAAAAGAtaagtaaattcattttttttaaatgttctgctTTATGTGCATACTTTCAACTGGTGTTTTTCAAGTATATGGCACACCGGATACACTGAATGGAGCATAAGCCCTTTTTAGTTTAGAATTTGAGTTGCTGTCTTGATGTACATTTTTCCCCCTTCGGCTCTACACACCTTTATCTCCTTTGGGGTCGGTAATTCATAGAGCAAAGCTCGATCTCTTTCAGTGAAGAGGTTTTAGAGGGTAGGAGCAAGAGTGATGGGCATACCAGGAGTGTATCATCCTCTGCTGGTGCTTAAGACATGAACTACCCCCCTGCCTAGAATCCACAGCTCTGATTACTCAAAACTACAGAAGGTGTAGACCTCAGGCTGCATTCTCTGACCACAACCAAATTAGATCTgacatttatatttctgtttttaaagcccAATCAATAGAAATTTAAACACCTCCTGAATAAGTActgaatcaaagagaaaaatcaataaggaatACAGCTGTTTAGAAAATAGGAAAACTCACATCAAATCTGCAGTAAGAAGGGTTTAGGAATGAAATTTATTTATATGTCCAACTTAGTTGACAATGCATCcaaaaagaaatggacagatatGTGATAAAGCAAACAGAGCAAAATGTTAACAAGTGTGGCATCTAGATTCAGTATACAGTTGTTTGTTGTATAATAAAATTCAACTTTTCTGTATGCTTGAAATTTTTCACAATGAAATGCTCGGGTTCTCAAATAACAAATTTTAACAGGCAATATCAATGCCTTAAAACACTTTTAtcattgaagaataaaaataaataaaatcacttaaGAGCTTAGAAAAGGAACAATAAGTcaaatctaaagaaaacaaaaaagtaatataGAAGAGTATTTAATCACACagacagttttatattttaagataagaCAATGTGCAACTAAATTTAAGACTCCTTCAGAAAAAGATCCATCAGTGTGATAAATCacattagaatattttttaatcacaTCAGAATTTGTTAAAACATTTTAGAGAGGAATCCTGTGCCCTTATTTATTCTAGATTTATGATTGAAATCAATCTGAAATCTGAGtggcataaatatatttttaggatAACAAAAATTGGCaggattaaatgaaaaagaaacagaagtgctAAAGCACAAATGACCTTCAGGCCATTCACACTAGATGCATGTGCAAACAGGTAAAGCATCTCTGTTCATATGGCATGTATCTGCTACCAGGAAATGGCAAACAGCACAAAGGCGACTGTCAACTTTACCTCAGTAAAGAGACTTCACTAAACAGACTTTCTTTAATATGCTAGAGGAAATAGTAGCAAAAATAACTCATTAAAGGACTAATATATTATGATCAAGTGTAAGGATGGCTCTctgtagtcgctaagtcgtgtccgagtctcgcgactccacggactgcagcctgccaggctccttgtccatggagttctccaggcaaaaatactggagtgagttgccatttccttctccaaggatggcTATATATTATGAAGTATACAAATATAACTTACAATCTCAATAAGTCAAAGGTGAAAAACCATATGGCCGTATCAATTCTATACTGAATATGCATTTTAGAAAGTTAAGGAAAGTTAAGTTACTTTCAAAGTAGGGAACAGAATACTCAATAAGCTAGTAAGGCCAGaacaatattttcttaatataataAACAGTGTCTACTGCAAACCAATGGCAACATCACCTTGAAAAAGGAAACACATCTGCATTTCCCAAAATGTATTTAGTAGAACATAAGCCCCAAGCTCACCATCACGACTTCCTAGGACTTAAAAATATTAGCATAATAACCCATCTGCAAAGTCCTACGGACAAGAATTCTATTCAACCCAACAGTTTGCAAACTTATTTAACCATGAAGCTCTTCTCTCAAGGTACACATATTAATATTCCAAAGAATCAGTGTTCCCGGGCACACATTCTGGTAAACGCTTTTGTAGAATTCCCGTTAATGCCTGCAAAGCTAGAAGGTTGTTTACCCACTACTTCTTTTACCTAACATTGTTCTTGACGTTCCAGgcaaagcaacaagagaaaactaAGACATATAGCCTTTAGAAAAGAGGAGGTGAAATTACTTTTCAAGGGAGATACGATCATTTacacagaaaatacaaaaagaactGCTTGAAAAAAATCTGTTAGAATCAGGATCTAATAACAGGAGGATTCCAAAAATTATTATTCATAAAAAACAGGTTAGGTAAGCTAACGACAAGATACAACCAACAACAGTAACAGAAACTAGAGAACACTTGGGGGATAGACAAAAAAATAGGATCTACAAGAAGGAAACTCTAACTCAAATAAGACAAAAACACATACAAGAAGACACACATACGCTTCTGGCAGGAAGATTTGATACTGTGAAGATGAACACATTTCCTGTAAGTTAGTTTATAAATATAATGCAGTTTAATGGGGCATTTTATTAGAAATCtgacaaaatgattttaaaattcatctagAACATTGCTGTCCAACAGAAATATACTGTAAGCCATGTGTAATGTTTTCTAGCAGTTAACattgtttaaaagtaaaaatataaactttaaaccATTTTCAAAACCCAATATAGCTAATACATTACCATTTTAAGATCAACATTAGAAAGTTATTCATGAGATATCTTATATTCTTGTTTctacactgtcttttttttttccactttattgatTAGGGAACTGAGATACAAGAGAAGGGTCTTACTCAAGGTTACATGGGTATTTCCACAACACTCTTGGAATTTCATTTCTGTCATACTAAGTCGTTGAAGCatgatgtatattttatatttatagcacATCTCAGTTTGGAATAActacatttcaaatgctcaataGCCATAAGTGGgcagtggctaccatattgggcaacaaagatctagaagaataaatactgaaaaaattatagaaaaagaaaactacagccaAACACACAGATGTCGAAATGGATGAGTAAgctataattcattcattttgtaaATATACACTGAGTGTATGTATTTATACACTGCATAAAAGTACGCTTGGCACTAGGGACCCAGGTGAGCTTCAATTCTTTTGTTGTAAACTGTGGTAAGAGCTGTAAGATCTTTCATAATGGAGGACAGAAGGGTGATACCTCAGCTGAGACCTCAAGGAAGAGTAAAAGTTAGCCAGATATTGGGGGTGCTGCAGGGAAACGTTCCAATCTTCCAGACAGGGAGTCACATGCACAAAGGCTGAGAGGCTGAGTCGGGAAGGAAGGAAATGCTGGAGGACTGCGGCACAGCTAGGGCGAGGAGCAAGGGCAGAGAACACGTGAGGCGGCCAAGGCAGGCAGAAATCAGATGGGCAGGGTGGGCCTTCAGGGGCCGTTTTCAGTCAGTGACAGAGGAAGATTTCTGGAAGTAGAAGCTGCTTGgataatatgaataaataataataaagtcagaTCCCTTCTTCACAACACACTCAAAAATAACTTTGAGAAGGCGTTTCTGAGCACACAAAGACAGATATCACAAGAAAGGAAGATTTAACTATTTAAGTATAATAAAAACTTCTTTAcatctaaaaaatatatttgtatcataaaaaagagataaattatCAAAAGTATACAACATCCATGGCAgagaattataaaactcttacaaaTCAGTAACAGCCAAACAGGACAactgaaaaatgagcaaagaatatgaacagatgcttaaaaaaaatttaaaatagcctTTAAACATGGGGATAAAATGCTTAACAACTTCATCAGTaagccaaaatataaaaattaacacaagacacaattcttctttctcaaactgCCCAGGCTTTTAAAAGCACAACTCAGTAGGCAGTGACTATAGGAAGAGAGATGCTCTCATATACGCTGGtaagcaaataaaacaaatgcCTTAAAATGGGAATTTCTCTCCACTTAGCACTCTGTACCATCAAAAAAAGTCatgaataaagacataaaaatttaCTCATAACTACATTCAATTACAAAGCAAAgaatggaaacaacctgaataaACGTTCAACAATAAGGGGATTATTAAAGTGCGACACACCTATATACCAGATACCAAGTTACTACTAAAATGATGTTAAAGAAGAATTCAGAGTTCCACAAAATACAAGTACTATGAGGGTAGGAATTTTTATCTGTTATATTAACCATCTGCCAGATaactgcctggcacatggtgagtACCCAGTAAAAACGTGCTGAATAAATATAGTCACACAGCAAAAAATCAGATCAACTGCAAATGAACAGGAAGGATTTTTACGGGTGATGGAAATGGTCTAAAACTGAATTATGATGATAGTCTGACAACTTTTTAAGTTTACTAAAAAagtcactgaactgtatacttaagaTGGGCGTTTTTATATGTAAGTTATACCTTGATAAAGCTGTTAGAAAAATCAGGTGATCACAGAATATAAAGATACTTCTAAaagtatgtatttataaatattaaataaacatagATAATATTGAAGAATATATACAAAACAtttacattttgcatttcttggaatgacatatatatatacatacacatatatacattaaaatccCAACTAGATGATAATTTGACAGACactggaatataaaatggtacaaacaCTATGAAGGGCATTTCAATAGTATCCAGCAAAATTACAAATGATACcccatgactgagcaattttagCTCTCAGAATTTATTACAGCATAGTTCATGATAAACGACTGGAAACAAACTAAATTCTAATCAAGAGGAGCCTGACTAATAAACTATGATATGTCCATACTAAAGACTACtctacaaccaaaaaaaaaaaaaaggaagctcttttcatactgttatgaAACAATCACTATAATATGTTGCTGAATGAAAAAATCAGATGCAGAGCAGTATATATGATACTCTATTTGTacaaagcaaagtgaaaacacaTATATCTGTGTCAACATATACAGATACGAGCACAATATTTCTGGAATGATGCACAAAAACAAACAGCCTATTGGGAGGGGGAAATAACTGAGTAGCTGAAAGACCCATTAGCTTTCAGTGACTCATTTTAGACTCTTAAAATTTCTGAGCCATGTGGATATATTACTTATTTAAAACaggtaacattaaaaaaaaaatttaaggcacttcatcttgttttaaaaaaataagatcataatatattcattggaagaatttgAATTCAGATGTGGATTCAAATGATGCTGGATTTCCATTTATAAAACCTTGGGCAAGGTACTTTACAACTTTTCCAagtctcagttttgttttgttttgttttttaatggtaaTAGTCTTTGCCTCATGGGTTGGAAGCAATCTGTACAATggatgcctggcacatggcaatCAGTGTTATTAGCTACTGAGACTTTATCTAGGGGACAGGATGGTGTAACAAGGAGAACTGGTTTTGAAATTAGACTTGTCTATGAATCCTGGCTGTGCTACTTTCTAATAAGAATAACAACAATGAACGTTTAAATAATTACGTGGCCttagaaaaatctgtttttgcctggaaaatctatggacggaggagcctggtaggctgcagtccatggggtcgtgaagagtcaaacacgtctgagagacttcactttcacttttctctttcatgcattggaaaaggaaatagcaatccactccagtgttcttgcctggagaatcccagggacaggggagcctggtgggctgccatctatggggtcgcacagagtcggacacgactgaagcgacttagcagcaggagacaAATCAGTTAACTTTGATCTCTGTATGAAAAGCTTGTGGAAGAACTATTAACCAACACAACTGATGTAAAATTGAATGAAGGAAATTCATGCAATGAATGAGTATAATAGCTTAGGTATAAGTGCCTATCTCGTGCTAAACATCTTACATATGTTAACTTCTCTTATCAATCTGAGGGGAATACTACGttgccattttatagatgaaaaactgaagaaaagaagTTAAGACACTTGCCAAAGGTCCCAGTGCTAATGGATGAACTTAGTTTGGAGCCAGAGGTCAGGCTCATAACTACACCAGACTGCCTTCTAGAAACACACCCACTGCCTGGCACCTGCCAAGTGGTCAAATGTTACCTATTCATTACAGTGTTTTCAGGACACACAAGGGTGTGTAAACAGTGACTTTTGGAATTAAAGGGCAAAAGGAAGGTGGGTTCAGGTTTTTAAAAGGGACAGCGTCCTGGGCaaaaaaacagtagaaaaaggaaaacaaaaaagcattTCTGAAATAGTGTAAAACTGAAAACAGTTCCACAATGAGGCTTCTTCCTCCATGTGGCTTTTTATCTTCTTCTCAGAAAGCAGAGAACTGCACTTGAAAGAAAATcactgaagagaaaaatgagaagacCACGATTAACACCTAAGAGAGGAATTCCATTTTTCT
This region of Ovis canadensis isolate MfBH-ARS-UI-01 breed Bighorn chromosome 3, ARS-UI_OviCan_v2, whole genome shotgun sequence genomic DNA includes:
- the ZBTB34 gene encoding zinc finger and BTB domain-containing protein 34; the encoded protein is MSVEMDSSSFIQFDVPEYSSTVLSQLNELRLQGKLCDIIVHIQGQPFRAHKAVLAASSPYFRDHSALSTMSGLSISVIKNPNVFEQLLSFCYTGRMSLQLKDVVSFLTAASFLQMQCVIDKCTQILESIHSKISVGGVDSVTVGAEETPESRNGVKDSSFFANPVEISPPYCSQVRQPTTSSDLRMETTPSKALRSSRLQEEGHSDRGSSGSVSEYEIQIEGDHEQGDLLGRESQITEVKVKMEKSDRPSCSDSSSLGDDGYHTEMVDGEQVVAVNVGSYGSVLQHAYSYCQAASQPAGGVSEAFGSLSNSSPSRSMLSCFRGGRARQKRALSVHLHSDLQGLVQGSDSEAVVNNPGFESSPRERSARGHWYPYNERLICIYCGKSFNQKGSLDRHMRLHMGITPFVCKFCGKKYTRKDQLEYHIRGHTDDKPFRCEICGKCFPFQGTLNQHLRKNHPGVAEVRSRMESPERTDVYAEQKLENDASASEMALDSRMEIHTVSDAPD